The following are encoded together in the Pedobacter steynii genome:
- a CDS encoding N(4)-(beta-N-acetylglucosaminyl)-L-asparaginase → MFNRRKFIKASALSASLLAIDRNSAAAMIPNSSSHEPVKPIVISTWDFGIAANQAAWKVLSNGGRALDAVEKGVHVPEADPKNQSVGYGGLPDRDGRVTLDACIMDDLGNCGAVAGLEHIMHPISVARLVMEKTPHVMLVGDGALQFALENGFKKENLLTKESEKAWKEWLKTAKYAPVMNIENKLYDKAAPTKLPGNQYNHDTIGMLAIDAKGNISGACTTSGMAYKLHGRVGDSPIIGAGLYVDNEVGGATSTGVGEEVIRNVGSFLVVELMRQGYAPEDACKEAVMRIIKKKPEIAKGIQVGFLALNKKGEYGAYAIQKGFSYAVCTSQKDDLLIPGKSYY, encoded by the coding sequence ATGTTTAACCGTAGAAAATTCATAAAAGCATCTGCACTTTCAGCCTCTTTATTAGCTATCGACAGAAATAGTGCAGCAGCGATGATCCCTAATTCTTCCTCCCATGAACCTGTAAAACCCATTGTGATCTCTACCTGGGATTTCGGTATTGCAGCCAATCAGGCTGCCTGGAAAGTACTTTCCAATGGAGGAAGGGCATTAGATGCGGTTGAAAAAGGAGTTCATGTACCCGAGGCTGACCCTAAAAATCAGTCGGTCGGATATGGTGGTTTACCAGACAGAGATGGTCGTGTGACCCTGGATGCCTGTATTATGGATGATTTAGGCAATTGCGGCGCTGTAGCTGGTTTAGAACACATCATGCACCCTATATCTGTGGCCAGGCTGGTAATGGAGAAAACGCCACATGTGATGCTTGTGGGCGATGGCGCCCTTCAGTTTGCGCTGGAAAATGGTTTTAAGAAAGAAAACCTGCTCACTAAGGAAAGTGAAAAAGCATGGAAAGAATGGCTGAAAACGGCGAAATACGCACCGGTAATGAATATCGAGAATAAGCTTTATGATAAAGCCGCTCCGACTAAACTACCTGGAAACCAATACAATCACGATACCATAGGAATGCTGGCTATTGATGCTAAAGGAAACATATCCGGTGCATGTACCACCAGTGGAATGGCTTATAAGCTTCATGGCCGTGTAGGAGACAGCCCAATCATTGGTGCTGGTTTATACGTAGACAATGAGGTTGGTGGTGCCACTTCTACCGGAGTTGGGGAAGAAGTAATCCGTAATGTGGGTAGCTTTTTAGTTGTGGAGCTGATGAGACAGGGTTATGCTCCTGAGGATGCCTGTAAGGAGGCAGTGATGAGGATCATCAAGAAAAAGCCTGAAATTGCAAAAGGCATTCAGGTCGGTTTCCTTGCATTGAACAAAAAGGGGGAATACGGTGCCTATGCTATTCAAAAAGGGTTCAGCTATGCCGTATGTACCAGTCAGAAGGACGATCTATTGATTCCAGGAAAAAGCTATTATTAA
- a CDS encoding methionine aminotransferase encodes MISTQSKLPGTGTNIFSVMSKLAEEHQAINLSQGFPDYDADPKLIEYVADAMKQGFNQYAPMTGLPALRELISEKMDYLYGASYHPETEITVTAGGTQGIFTALNAYINAGDEVIIFEPAYDCYAPTIKMLGGLVKPYQLAPPNYEIDWEMVKKLFSANTKMIILNSPQNPTGCVLSEKDIKALIKLTKNTDIMILSDEVYEHIIFDGKKHQSVALYPELRERSFIVASFGKLLHTTGWKLGYCLAPEALMKEFRKVHQFNVFSVNTPMQVGIEKYLKDPETYLGLSAYFQQKRDLFRSLLGETKFKLLPCNGSYFQCVSYEHLSDEKDVAMAERLIKEFGVASIPVSAFYIRNTDHHILRFCFAKKQETLEKAVERLVKL; translated from the coding sequence ATGATATCTACACAATCAAAACTACCTGGAACAGGCACGAACATTTTTTCGGTCATGTCCAAATTAGCTGAAGAACACCAAGCAATTAATCTTTCTCAGGGATTTCCTGATTACGACGCTGATCCAAAACTAATTGAATATGTAGCGGATGCGATGAAGCAGGGATTCAATCAATATGCTCCTATGACCGGACTTCCGGCACTCAGGGAGCTGATTTCTGAAAAGATGGATTATCTTTATGGCGCCAGTTATCATCCTGAAACGGAAATAACTGTTACTGCCGGAGGCACACAAGGGATATTTACTGCCCTGAATGCTTATATCAATGCCGGAGATGAAGTGATCATTTTTGAACCTGCGTACGACTGTTATGCGCCCACTATAAAGATGCTTGGCGGCCTGGTAAAGCCCTATCAGCTAGCCCCTCCAAATTACGAGATCGACTGGGAAATGGTGAAGAAGCTATTTTCTGCCAATACCAAAATGATCATTTTAAACAGTCCTCAAAATCCTACCGGCTGCGTTTTGTCGGAGAAGGACATCAAGGCCCTGATCAAGCTGACTAAAAATACCGACATCATGATTCTGAGTGATGAGGTTTATGAACACATCATTTTTGACGGCAAAAAACATCAGAGTGTCGCTTTATACCCTGAACTCAGGGAAAGGAGCTTTATTGTCGCCTCTTTTGGCAAATTGCTACACACGACAGGCTGGAAATTAGGCTATTGTCTTGCTCCTGAAGCATTGATGAAAGAGTTTAGAAAAGTCCATCAATTTAATGTTTTCAGTGTGAACACCCCTATGCAGGTTGGGATAGAAAAATACCTTAAAGATCCGGAGACTTATCTTGGATTATCGGCTTATTTCCAGCAGAAACGCGATTTGTTCCGATCCCTTCTTGGAGAAACTAAGTTTAAATTATTACCTTGCAATGGTTCTTATTTCCAATGTGTTAGCTATGAGCACCTCAGCGATGAAAAAGATGTCGCCATGGCCGAAAGGTTAATTAAAGAGTTTGGCGTAGCCTCCATCCCGGTTTCTGCCTTCTATATCCGGAACACGGACCACCATATTTTACGTTTTTGTTTTGCCAAAAAGCAAGAAACCTTAGAAAAAGCCGTTGAAAGACTAGTTAAATTATAA
- a CDS encoding copper homeostasis protein CutC, which yields MEVCANSLTSALAAQEGGAVRVEFCDNLPEGGTTPSYGQIKLAKELLHILVYPIIRPRGGDFLYSDLEFRIMKEDIKMCKSLNCDGVVIGILHANGSIDKERCAALIELARPMKVTFHRAFDMCNDLEKALEELIELGCERVLTSGAAASALQGAERLKALITQAAGRISIMPGAGIKTENIAEIIRITGATEFHASAKHAVKSDMQFRNPGLSMGTSADEFSYDLTDAATVKSLIELANSNS from the coding sequence ATGGAAGTTTGTGCCAACTCCCTTACCTCTGCCCTTGCGGCACAGGAAGGTGGCGCGGTGCGGGTAGAATTCTGCGATAATTTACCGGAGGGTGGCACCACCCCCAGCTATGGCCAGATTAAGCTCGCAAAAGAATTATTGCACATCCTCGTCTATCCTATTATCCGTCCCAGAGGCGGGGATTTCTTGTATTCCGACTTGGAATTTCGCATCATGAAAGAGGATATAAAAATGTGTAAATCATTAAATTGTGACGGAGTAGTGATTGGAATTCTCCACGCAAACGGCAGCATCGATAAGGAACGTTGTGCAGCATTAATTGAGCTGGCAAGGCCTATGAAAGTAACTTTTCACCGTGCTTTTGACATGTGTAATGATCTCGAAAAAGCGTTGGAAGAGCTGATTGAATTGGGTTGTGAGCGGGTACTCACTTCAGGCGCCGCAGCCTCTGCCCTTCAGGGTGCAGAACGTTTGAAAGCATTGATTACACAGGCTGCCGGAAGGATCAGTATCATGCCCGGAGCGGGTATCAAAACAGAAAACATAGCAGAGATCATCCGCATTACCGGAGCTACAGAGTTTCATGCTTCTGCAAAACACGCGGTAAAGAGCGATATGCAATTCAGAAACCCGGGATTGAGTATGGGAACTTCTGCAGATGAGTTTAGCTATGACCTGACCGATGCAGCAACAGTGAAAAGCCTGATCGAATTGGCCAACAGCAATAGTTAA
- a CDS encoding GH92 family glycosyl hydrolase → MIKKLISTALFSVFLISIGSAQTKRDYTQYVNPFIGTGGHGHTYPGPSMPFGMIQPGPDTRLTGWDGCSGYHDTDSVIYGFSHTHLSGVGIPDYGDVLFMPTTGQPEFSNTAYSSPFQKKNEKASVGYYATKLDKYGIDVALTTTRRVALHQYTFPASKQSNIIIDLKHRDRVLDSWIEVVSPTEIRGFRRSRAWAKDQPVYFYAKFSKPFKSYGIAVDDVLQKGLKKASGKNIKLYIQFETKAAENVLSKVAISAVSAEGALKNLDAEMKGYDFKGAVAKAKTIWNTELSKVEAESTDLKQLRTYYTALYHSFLNPNLFMDVDGQYLGLDKKTHRAAGFEYFTVFSLWDTHRTEHPLLALIDRKRTLDFIKTFLAMYDQGKLLPVWELASNETFCMIGNHAIPVIVDAYAKGIRDFDAQKALEAMKVSVNRKQFGLDLYATEGAVPSDKEEESASKTVEYAYDDWCISEFARMLGKKEDQEHYSRRAQYWKNLYDPETRFIRARQNGGFYKPFEPTEVNSNYTEGNSWHYSFSTQQDINTHMEFMGGEPVYQEKLNELFTTKKGLTGRAQDDITGLIGQYAHGNEPSHHMSYLFNYTRHPEKTAHYLQRIYREQYHDQPDGLSGNEDCGQMSAWLVTSAMGWYPVSPGNNIYNIGSPWFKKLTVHLENGKKIVVNAPTLSNKQYYTSGLKLNGKPYKKLFLNHSDLSNGGTLDFEFSEQPDMDYLNSLEKPVMKISQQLITPNPSINGPSAIFKGKQTISISNPLKDVQIYYTIDGSTPSKASLPYTGPFEINKDSHIKAIAYKDGYVNSFPVEASYQTAAQHYTIQVKTAINPTFTGGGNNALIDGIRGTANYKIGDIWQGFRSPEIEAVVDLGLKKKVNTVSIGALQDTNAWIIIPSEVSFYASSDNIHFTEIGKVKSTVDPKDERQQIQEFSAKAGIECRYIKVIVKAYGIFGDWHDGSGELAHSFFDEIAIN, encoded by the coding sequence ATGATAAAAAAACTGATCAGCACGGCTTTATTTAGCGTCTTTCTTATTTCCATTGGTTCTGCCCAGACTAAAAGAGATTACACCCAATATGTCAATCCCTTTATAGGAACAGGTGGCCATGGGCACACTTACCCAGGTCCTTCTATGCCTTTTGGAATGATCCAACCAGGCCCGGACACCCGTTTAACAGGATGGGATGGTTGTTCCGGTTACCACGATACAGACAGCGTGATCTACGGCTTTTCTCATACCCATTTAAGTGGTGTAGGGATTCCTGATTATGGGGACGTATTGTTTATGCCTACTACGGGACAGCCGGAATTCAGCAATACCGCCTACTCCTCTCCTTTTCAAAAGAAAAATGAAAAAGCAAGCGTAGGCTATTATGCTACTAAGCTTGACAAATATGGTATTGATGTTGCCCTCACTACCACCAGAAGGGTTGCTTTACACCAGTATACTTTTCCTGCTTCCAAACAATCCAATATCATTATTGATTTAAAACACCGGGACCGTGTATTGGATTCCTGGATCGAAGTGGTTAGCCCCACCGAGATTCGTGGATTCCGAAGGTCCAGAGCCTGGGCAAAAGATCAGCCGGTTTACTTCTATGCTAAATTTAGCAAACCCTTTAAATCATATGGTATTGCTGTGGATGACGTTCTGCAAAAAGGACTGAAAAAGGCTTCTGGCAAAAACATCAAATTATATATACAATTTGAAACTAAAGCTGCTGAGAACGTACTTTCCAAGGTAGCCATCTCTGCGGTAAGTGCTGAAGGCGCTTTAAAAAATCTGGATGCGGAAATGAAAGGTTACGATTTCAAAGGTGCTGTAGCTAAAGCTAAAACGATTTGGAATACCGAACTATCTAAAGTAGAAGCAGAGAGCACTGATCTTAAACAACTCAGAACTTATTATACGGCATTGTACCATAGTTTCCTGAATCCTAATTTGTTTATGGATGTAGACGGTCAATATCTTGGTTTAGACAAAAAAACACATCGTGCAGCCGGCTTTGAGTACTTTACCGTTTTCTCTTTATGGGATACCCATCGTACCGAACACCCTCTCCTCGCCCTAATCGACAGAAAGAGGACGCTGGATTTTATCAAAACTTTCCTGGCCATGTACGATCAGGGAAAATTACTACCCGTATGGGAATTGGCTTCAAATGAGACTTTTTGTATGATCGGAAACCATGCCATTCCTGTTATTGTAGATGCCTACGCCAAAGGAATCCGGGATTTCGATGCTCAAAAAGCATTGGAAGCAATGAAAGTATCTGTAAACAGAAAACAATTCGGACTGGACCTCTATGCCACTGAAGGTGCCGTTCCTTCCGACAAAGAAGAGGAATCGGCCTCCAAAACCGTAGAATATGCTTATGACGACTGGTGTATTTCGGAGTTTGCCCGAATGTTGGGTAAAAAAGAAGATCAGGAGCATTATAGTCGCCGGGCACAATACTGGAAAAACCTATACGATCCGGAAACCAGGTTTATCCGTGCGCGGCAAAACGGAGGGTTTTACAAACCCTTTGAGCCAACAGAAGTAAACAGCAATTACACCGAAGGAAATTCCTGGCATTACTCTTTCAGTACCCAGCAGGACATCAATACCCATATGGAATTTATGGGTGGTGAACCTGTATATCAGGAAAAGCTCAATGAGCTCTTTACCACAAAAAAAGGATTAACAGGCAGGGCCCAGGATGATATTACCGGTTTAATTGGCCAGTATGCCCATGGTAATGAACCCAGTCACCATATGTCTTACCTCTTCAATTACACCAGACACCCTGAAAAAACAGCGCATTACCTGCAAAGAATCTATCGGGAACAGTACCACGATCAGCCCGATGGTTTATCAGGAAATGAGGATTGTGGTCAGATGAGTGCCTGGCTTGTCACGAGTGCTATGGGTTGGTACCCCGTCTCTCCCGGCAATAACATTTACAATATCGGCAGTCCATGGTTTAAGAAACTGACCGTACACCTGGAAAATGGGAAAAAGATAGTTGTAAATGCTCCTACGTTGAGCAACAAACAGTATTATACTTCCGGGCTAAAATTAAACGGTAAACCATACAAAAAACTGTTTTTGAATCACAGTGACCTTTCCAATGGAGGAACACTTGATTTTGAGTTTTCCGAGCAACCGGATATGGATTACCTGAACAGCCTTGAGAAGCCGGTGATGAAGATCAGTCAACAACTTATCACCCCTAATCCATCAATTAACGGCCCCTCAGCTATTTTCAAAGGAAAACAAACCATCAGCATCAGTAATCCATTAAAGGATGTTCAGATCTATTATACCATTGACGGATCGACACCTTCCAAGGCCAGTCTTCCTTATACCGGACCTTTTGAAATCAACAAGGACAGTCACATAAAAGCCATCGCTTATAAAGATGGGTATGTGAACAGTTTTCCTGTTGAAGCTTCTTATCAAACCGCAGCACAACATTATACCATACAGGTCAAAACTGCCATTAATCCAACCTTTACCGGTGGTGGAAACAATGCGCTGATTGACGGAATCAGGGGAACAGCCAATTATAAAATCGGAGACATATGGCAGGGTTTCAGAAGTCCTGAAATTGAAGCGGTTGTAGACCTCGGATTAAAGAAAAAAGTAAACACCGTAAGCATCGGCGCTTTACAGGATACCAATGCCTGGATCATTATTCCTTCGGAAGTTAGTTTTTATGCTTCTTCAGACAACATTCATTTTACAGAAATCGGTAAAGTAAA
- a CDS encoding nitrilase family protein, producing MESPDYLNIKNLKITIFQAYLFWENIDKNLQNLSLRLSSGVKEKTDLIILPEMFNTGFSMNAEALAEEMNGRTMQWMNEIAKKYECVVTGSLIIKENGNYYNRLIWMLPDGGYSHYDKRHLFGLSDEDKTYTPGNDKIIVELKGWKIRLAICYDLRFPVWLRNQNEEYDILLLIASWPDKRAIHWNALIPARAIENQSYVIAANRVGHDGKEVYHSGHSQCIDPMGKTVYYKPEDEDLYTFSIGYEELIKTRQTFPFLKDADNFNII from the coding sequence ATGGAAAGTCCAGATTACCTGAATATTAAAAACCTGAAGATTACCATTTTTCAGGCCTACTTATTTTGGGAAAATATTGACAAGAACCTTCAAAACCTATCCTTAAGGTTGTCGTCAGGTGTAAAAGAAAAAACAGACCTGATTATTCTCCCTGAGATGTTCAACACCGGTTTCAGCATGAATGCGGAAGCACTTGCAGAAGAAATGAATGGAAGAACCATGCAATGGATGAACGAAATTGCAAAGAAATACGAATGTGTGGTTACCGGAAGTCTGATTATCAAAGAAAACGGAAACTATTATAACCGCCTGATCTGGATGCTTCCTGACGGTGGATACAGTCATTACGATAAGAGACACCTCTTTGGTTTAAGTGATGAAGATAAAACCTATACTCCCGGCAATGACAAAATCATTGTAGAATTAAAAGGCTGGAAGATACGCCTTGCCATCTGCTATGACCTTCGTTTTCCAGTCTGGTTGCGCAACCAGAATGAAGAATATGACATCCTGTTGCTGATCGCCAGCTGGCCGGATAAGCGTGCGATACATTGGAACGCTTTAATCCCTGCACGTGCGATTGAAAATCAGAGTTATGTGATCGCTGCAAACCGTGTGGGCCATGATGGAAAAGAAGTTTACCACAGTGGTCATTCTCAATGCATTGACCCTATGGGTAAAACTGTCTATTACAAACCTGAGGACGAAGACTTATATACCTTCAGCATCGGTTATGAAGAACTTATAAAAACCCGCCAGACTTTTCCTTTTTTAAAGGATGCTGACAATTTTAATATCATTTAA